From the Corythoichthys intestinalis isolate RoL2023-P3 chromosome 13, ASM3026506v1, whole genome shotgun sequence genome, one window contains:
- the ccl36.1 gene encoding C-C motif chemokine 36.1: MLASELTCPNHNKRPPSSRNDHVYISRTLIFIISRGGTMRSTQVFLLCTLAALMLTSVFCNNSSGPEECCFKHFPRRLHSRIFKTYFVTDNRCPIMSVILVTKKNNSICANPTLGWVKNIMRSLDNSNL; encoded by the exons ATGTTAGCGAGCGAATTGACGTGTCCAAACCACAACAAGCGCCCACCTTCTTCTAGAAATGATCACGTCTATATAAGCCGGACTCTTATCTTCATCATCTCCAGAGGTGGCACCATGAGGAGCACGCAAGTCTTTCTGCTCTGCACGCTTGCAGCTTTGATGCTTACCAGCGTCTTCTGCAACA ATTCCAGCGGTCCGGAAGAATGCTGCTTTAAGCACTTCCCTCGAAGACTTCATTCTAGAATCTTCAAGACCTATTTCGTGACTGACAATCGATGCCCCATCATGAGTGTCAT TTTGGTGACCAAGAAGAACAACAGCATTTGTGCCAACCCGACTCTCGGCTGGGTTAAAAATATCATGAGATCTTTGGACAACTCCAACCTCTGA
- the tbc1d14 gene encoding TBC1 domain family member 14 isoform X2, translating to MVAQAKKKELKEAQKRKKRLEERCKVEESIGSAAQTWNQEILPNWSSMCTSRRARELWWQGIPPSVRGKVWSLAMGNELNITHELYNICLARAKEKWRNAPDAESQDAGSSNRESSLELIKLDISRTFPQLCIFQEGGPYHDVLHSILGAYTCYRPDVGYVQGMSFIAAVLILNLDTADAFIAFANLLNKPCQMAFFRVDHSLMLTYFAAFEVFFEENLPKLFAHFKGNKLTPDIYLIDWIFTLYSKSLPLDLASRVWDVFCRDGEEFLFRTALGLLRLFQDVLTGMDFIHMAQFLTRLPDLIPAERLFQHIAAVHMTSRNRKWALVLQTLQKDPERGSPVLKH from the exons AGCTGAAAGAGGCCCAGAAGAGGAAGAAGCGACTGGAGGAGCGCTGCAAGGTAGAAGAGAGCATCGGATCAGCCGCCCAGACGTGGAACCAGGAGATTTTACCCAACTGGAGCTCCAT GTGCACATCTCGACGAGCAAGGGAGCTGTGGTGGCAGGGCATCCCGCCCAGTGTCAGAGGCAAAGTGTGGAGCCTGGCGATGGGCAACGAACTGAATATCACACACG AGCTTTATAATATCTGTTTGGCACGAGCGAAAGAAAAATGGAGGAACGCGCCAGACGCCGAAAGCCAAG ATGCGGGTTCGTCCAATCGGGAGTCGAGCTTGGAGCTGATCAAGCTGGACATCTCCAGAACTTTCCCCCAGTTGTGCATCTTCCAGGAG GGTGGGCCTTATCATGATGTGCTGCACAGCATTCTGGGAGCCTACACTTGCTACCGACCAGATGTCGGCTAT GTGCAGGGAATGTCATTCATCGCGGCGGTGCTCATTTTAAACCTGGACACGGCCGACGCCTTCATAGCGTTCGCTAATCTGCTCAACAAACCTTGTCAGATGGCCTTCTTCAGAGTGGACCACAGCCTT ATGTTGACGTACTTTGCTGCATTCGAGGTGTTCTTTGAAGAAAACCTACCAAAGCTCTTTGCGCATTTCAAGGGGAACAAGCTGACCCCGGATATTTATTTGATCGACTG GATCTTCACCCTGTATAGTAAGTCTCTACCACTGGACCTGGCGTCCCGCGTGTGGGACGTCTTCTGCCGGGACGGCGAGGAGTTCCTGTTTCGCACGGCGCTCGGACTGCTGCGCCTCTTCCAAGACGTTCTGACCGGCATGGACTTCATCCATATGGCGCAGTTCCTCACCCGCCTGCCTGACCTCATCCCCGCCGAACGGCTCTTCCAGCACATCGCCGCGGTCCACATGACGAGCCGTAACAGGAAGTGGGCCTTG GTCCTGCAGACGCTACAGAAAGATCCGGAACGAGGAAGTCCTGTGCTGAAGCACTGA
- the cfap184 gene encoding coiled-coil domain-containing protein 96, with protein MSTVGQGESVETEVPEEPLSRSEDLHGEDDSTLLLQELEQEERRESRRNAELQVRLALYFSRNPPLEEDPESDMREYEDCLEHLVELKKCVASELEQAKQEEQELRLHHQEELKQVEEEWRSLLSVKRKAFSLLSSHLPPEAARAKVDAALASEQLRRQELRKLRLKHARMESRVARLEAELGEVEKAPECLVQLLAQRIHDRKIQQQRNQEASKLQKSMKRTLELLSNIKEKLHWSHAEVKTKQEHLAQLQLAMSSRREMLTQKQRACVALREDNKELKRSRGLLGNSRLLWDFGATVGASQQLHHQLEKLKCRREEIVDGLSPHKSDTSS; from the exons ATGTCTACTGTTGGTCAAGGTGAGTCAGTAGAGACTGAGGTGCCAGAAGAACCTCTGAGCAGAAGTGAAGATCTGCATGGGGAAGATGACTCCACGCTCCTGCTGCAGGAGCTGGAACAGGAGGAGCGACGAGAGAGCAGGCGTAACGCGGAGCTTCAGGTCAGGTTGGCCTTGTACTTCAGCAGGAACCCTCCTCTCGAAGAAGACCCCGAGTCGGACATGCGGGAGTATGAGGACTGTCTAGAGCACCTGGTGGAGCTGAAGAAGTGCGTGGCTTCAGAGTTGGAGCAGGCAAAGCAAGAGGAGCAGGAGCTGAGGCTGCATCACCAAGAGGAGCTCAAGCAG GTGGAGGAAGAATGGCGATCCCTATTGTCTGTGAAAAGGAAGGCCTTTTCGCTGCTCAGTTCTCATTTGCCTCCCGAAGCGGCTCGTGCAAAAGTAGACGCCGCGTTGGCGTCCGAGCAGCTCCGTCGCCAAGAGCTGAGAAAGCTGCGTTTGAAACACGCCAGGATGGAGAGCAGAGTGGCTCGTCTGGAGGCGGAGCTGGGTGAGGTAGAAAAGGCCCCGGAATGCCTCGTGCAGCTTCTCGCCCAGAGAATACATGACAGGAAAATCCAACAGCAGAGGAACCAAGAGGCCTCCAAACTCCAAAAGAGCATGAAACGTACCTTGGAG TTGCTGTCAAACATAAAGGAGAAGCTGCACTGGAGTCACGCAGAGGTGAAGACCAAGCAAGAACATCTGGCCCAGCTACAGCTCGCGATGTCCTCCAGGAGGGAGATGCTGACCCAAAAGCAGCGGGCCTGCGTCGCCTTACGGGAGGACAACAAGGAGCTAAAGCGGTCGCGGGGACTGCTTGGGAACTCGCGACTCTTGTGGGACTTTGGGGCGACCGTGGGCGCCTCCCAACAACTGCACCATCAACTGGAGAAGCTCAAATGCCGGCGAGAAGAAATTGTTGATGGGTTGAGCCCCCATAAATCAGACACTagctcttaa